One window from the genome of Streptomyces sp. NBC_00708 encodes:
- a CDS encoding N-acetylmuramoyl-L-alanine amidase, which produces MKRNHRKDLRKRRLLIGAGAAVVATATIGTLAMASQDPGTTDAKPASASAVLQAQFEDAAREFDVPQSVLMAVSYRQTRWESHDGRPSTSGAYNVMGLTRVTPQDVAEDGLAHVNLSGSPEIEKKFDAAKAKRSLPKEPVDTSDPRLHTLDEAAKLIDTGTDAVQDSTEQSIRAGAALLAEYQRDATGSLPKEPGRWYAAVARYSQAPDAKGADLFAKRVFESVRTGERELTADGQQVTLPADPSVAPVKPSKLSLAATPASTAATPTPECPSGLNCNFVPAQDPKTGTRNYSLAGRPAGGYDIRQIVIHDTEGSYQVALDTFQDPSQGASAHYVIRASDGLVTQMVENKNLAWHAGNWSLNMHSIGVEHEGYAIKAGAWYTEPQYESSAALVKFLAGKYGIPLDREHIIGHDEVPGSLDAGPTGVAGMHWDAGPFWDWNHYMALMGAPTGAEGAGGPVKAGQVVRVVPPFTTANQPELTYEGKAVAKQPANFGYLYTSASTSASKIVDPYMPNVKATDGPNWGNKVVAGGKYVVAEVKGDWTAIWYGGQKAWFSNPGGQFTSRVDGPAPAVIKLKSGATARLYGRSFPEASAYEGTGAEAPTDNPDYLTKYKLPAGQAYVRAGADVQGDDYFGSSQIRVVGTTVYTPIRYNHRIAWVKASDVQEASSVAPDAATDRYNMIGRDSAGRIWQYQGTGSASSPYYRRYQAGYGWGSYTAMTAMTALRADGTGDFVTRDKDGVLWYYRGSGNPDKPYMARLKVGSGWNQYNSLNGMRDLDGDGKADMIARNAAGDIYFYKGTGTPEKPFAPKAKIGTGWQIYDQIVSTGDLNGDGKADFVARDKAGVLWIYTGTGSATKPYDARVKIGSGWGKYKLLLGPSDLDRDGRGDLVGVDSAGDFWFYHSTGNVTAPFAAKSQVGNGWQIYDLLF; this is translated from the coding sequence TTGAAACGGAATCACCGTAAGGACCTCAGGAAGAGACGGCTGCTGATCGGTGCCGGTGCCGCCGTCGTGGCGACCGCGACCATCGGCACCCTGGCCATGGCCTCGCAGGACCCCGGCACCACGGACGCCAAGCCCGCTTCGGCCTCCGCCGTGCTCCAGGCCCAGTTCGAGGACGCGGCCCGTGAGTTCGACGTACCGCAGAGCGTGCTGATGGCTGTCTCGTACCGGCAGACGCGCTGGGAGAGCCACGACGGCCGGCCGAGCACGAGCGGGGCGTACAACGTCATGGGGCTCACGCGGGTGACCCCGCAGGACGTCGCCGAGGACGGCCTCGCGCACGTCAACCTGAGCGGCAGCCCCGAGATCGAGAAGAAGTTCGACGCCGCGAAGGCGAAGCGCTCGCTCCCGAAGGAGCCCGTCGACACGAGCGACCCCCGGCTGCACACGCTGGACGAGGCCGCGAAGCTGATCGACACCGGCACGGACGCGGTCCAGGACAGCACGGAGCAGTCCATCCGCGCGGGCGCCGCGCTCCTGGCGGAGTACCAGCGGGACGCGACCGGCTCGCTGCCGAAGGAGCCGGGCCGCTGGTACGCCGCGGTGGCCAGGTACAGCCAGGCCCCGGACGCCAAGGGTGCCGATCTCTTCGCCAAGCGGGTCTTCGAGTCGGTCAGGACCGGTGAGCGGGAGCTCACCGCGGACGGCCAGCAGGTCACGCTTCCGGCCGACCCGTCCGTCGCCCCGGTCAAGCCGTCGAAGCTCTCGCTCGCCGCGACGCCCGCGAGCACGGCCGCGACGCCCACTCCCGAGTGCCCCTCCGGTCTGAACTGCAACTTCGTCCCGGCCCAGGACCCTAAGACCGGCACCCGCAACTACAGCCTGGCCGGCCGGCCCGCGGGCGGGTACGACATCCGCCAGATCGTCATCCACGACACCGAGGGCAGCTACCAGGTCGCGCTGGACACGTTCCAGGACCCGTCGCAGGGCGCGAGCGCCCACTACGTGATCCGTGCCTCCGACGGTCTGGTCACCCAGATGGTCGAGAACAAGAACCTGGCATGGCACGCGGGCAACTGGTCGCTCAACATGCACTCGATCGGCGTGGAGCACGAGGGCTACGCGATCAAGGCGGGCGCCTGGTACACCGAGCCGCAGTACGAGTCCTCCGCCGCCCTGGTGAAGTTCCTCGCCGGCAAGTACGGCATCCCGCTGGACCGTGAGCACATCATCGGCCACGACGAGGTGCCGGGCAGCCTGGACGCCGGGCCCACCGGCGTCGCCGGCATGCACTGGGACGCGGGCCCCTTCTGGGACTGGAACCACTACATGGCGCTGATGGGCGCCCCGACCGGCGCCGAGGGCGCGGGCGGCCCCGTCAAGGCCGGCCAGGTGGTCCGCGTCGTTCCGCCGTTCACCACGGCCAACCAGCCGGAGCTGACGTACGAGGGCAAGGCGGTCGCCAAGCAGCCGGCGAACTTCGGCTACCTGTACACCTCGGCCTCCACGTCCGCGTCGAAGATCGTCGACCCGTACATGCCGAACGTGAAGGCCACCGACGGCCCGAACTGGGGCAACAAGGTCGTCGCCGGCGGCAAGTACGTCGTCGCCGAGGTCAAGGGCGACTGGACCGCCATCTGGTACGGCGGTCAGAAGGCGTGGTTCTCCAACCCCGGCGGCCAGTTCACCTCGCGCGTCGACGGTCCGGCCCCGGCCGTGATCAAGCTGAAGTCCGGGGCCACGGCCCGGCTGTACGGCCGCTCCTTCCCGGAGGCCTCGGCGTACGAGGGCACGGGTGCCGAGGCACCGACGGACAACCCGGACTACCTCACGAAGTACAAGCTGCCCGCCGGCCAGGCGTACGTACGGGCCGGGGCGGACGTCCAGGGCGACGACTACTTCGGCTCCTCGCAGATCCGGGTCGTGGGCACCACGGTCTACACCCCGATCCGCTACAACCACCGCATCGCGTGGGTGAAGGCGAGCGACGTCCAGGAAGCGAGCAGCGTCGCCCCCGACGCGGCGACCGACCGCTACAACATGATCGGCCGCGACAGCGCCGGCCGTATCTGGCAGTACCAGGGCACCGGCAGCGCCTCCTCCCCGTACTACCGCCGCTACCAGGCGGGCTACGGCTGGGGCAGCTACACCGCGATGACCGCCATGACCGCGCTGCGGGCCGACGGTACGGGTGACTTCGTGACCCGCGACAAGGACGGCGTGCTCTGGTACTACCGCGGCAGCGGCAACCCGGACAAGCCGTACATGGCCCGGCTGAAGGTCGGCAGCGGCTGGAACCAGTACAACAGCCTCAACGGCATGCGCGACCTCGACGGTGACGGCAAGGCCGACATGATCGCCCGCAACGCCGCCGGTGACATCTACTTCTACAAGGGCACGGGCACCCCGGAGAAGCCCTTCGCGCCCAAGGCGAAGATCGGCACCGGCTGGCAGATCTACGACCAGATCGTCTCCACCGGCGACCTCAACGGCGACGGCAAGGCGGACTTCGTGGCCCGGGACAAGGCCGGGGTGCTGTGGATCTACACGGGCACCGGCTCGGCGACGAAGCCGTACGACGCGCGGGTCAAGATCGGTTCGGGCTGGGGCAAGTACAAGCTGCTGCTCGGCCCGAGCGACCTGGACCGTGACGGCCGGGGCGACCTGGTCGGCGTGGACTCGGCCGGAGATTTCTGGTTCTACCACTCCACCGGCAACGTGACGGCCCCGTTCGCGGCGAAGTCGCAGGTCGGGAACGGCTGGCAGATCTACGACCTGCTGTTCTAG
- a CDS encoding anthranilate synthase family protein, translating to MSTDMSIARLLDDDCPPFALLRRRTPGHDHDTVEVLIGRVHEAERLADIPVGERPSLALVPFRQIAERGFDVRDDGTPLSVLVADEAHTMTLDEALERLPRHEVRVENGAFDVSDEEYAGTVRRVIEDEIGRGEGANFVIRRTFRGEIPGFGRADALALFRRLLAGERGAYWTFVVHTGDRTLVGASPEVHVRMSGGTVVMNPISGTYRYPAEGPTAEGLLAFLGDRKETEELSMVVDEELKMMCTVGDMGGVVIGPRLKEMAHLAHTEYELRGRSSLDVREVLKETMFAATVTGSPVQNACRVIERYEAGGRGYYAGALALLRREADGTQTLDSPILIRTADIAADGALRVPVGATLVRHSDPDGEVAETHAKAAGVLAALGVRPARPEAERERPRLAADPRVREALDARRDGLAPFWLRMQERAAERTGHALVVDGEDTFTAMLGHLLRASGLDVTVRRYDEPGLREAVRAHEGPVVLGPGPGNPADAADPKMRLLRAMAAELVREHRHGLLGVCLGHELIAAELGLEIVRKAVPYQGAQTRIDLFGRPETVGFYNSFTALCDGSGAAELAAHGIEASRDEVSGELHALRGAGFASVQFHPESVLTLRGAAIVTELLAGLPVRG from the coding sequence ATGAGCACCGACATGAGCATCGCCCGACTCCTGGACGACGACTGCCCGCCGTTCGCCCTGCTGCGCCGCCGCACCCCCGGCCACGACCACGACACGGTCGAGGTGCTGATCGGCCGGGTGCACGAGGCGGAGCGGCTGGCCGACATCCCGGTGGGCGAGCGGCCGTCGCTGGCCCTGGTGCCGTTCCGGCAGATCGCGGAGCGCGGCTTCGACGTACGCGACGACGGCACACCCCTGTCGGTCCTGGTCGCCGACGAGGCGCACACGATGACCCTCGACGAGGCGCTGGAGCGGCTTCCCCGCCACGAAGTCCGCGTGGAGAACGGCGCGTTCGACGTCAGCGACGAGGAATACGCCGGAACCGTGCGGCGGGTCATCGAGGACGAGATCGGCCGGGGCGAGGGCGCGAACTTCGTGATCCGGAGGACGTTCCGGGGCGAGATCCCGGGGTTCGGCCGGGCGGACGCGCTGGCCCTGTTCCGACGGCTGCTGGCGGGTGAGCGCGGGGCCTACTGGACGTTCGTCGTGCACACCGGGGACAGGACGCTGGTCGGCGCCAGCCCCGAGGTGCATGTCCGGATGTCGGGCGGGACCGTCGTGATGAACCCGATCAGCGGGACCTACCGCTACCCCGCCGAGGGGCCCACCGCCGAGGGCCTGCTCGCCTTCCTCGGCGACCGCAAGGAGACCGAAGAACTCTCCATGGTGGTCGACGAGGAGCTGAAGATGATGTGCACGGTCGGGGACATGGGCGGGGTGGTGATCGGTCCGCGTCTCAAGGAGATGGCCCATCTCGCGCACACCGAGTACGAGTTGCGCGGACGCTCCTCGCTGGATGTGCGCGAGGTGCTGAAGGAGACCATGTTCGCGGCGACGGTCACCGGCTCCCCGGTGCAGAACGCCTGCCGGGTCATCGAGCGGTACGAGGCCGGCGGGCGCGGCTACTACGCGGGCGCGCTGGCCCTGCTGCGCCGGGAGGCGGACGGTACGCAGACCCTGGACTCGCCGATCCTCATCCGGACCGCCGACATCGCGGCCGACGGCGCGCTGCGGGTGCCGGTCGGGGCGACGCTGGTACGCCACTCCGACCCGGACGGCGAGGTCGCCGAGACCCATGCGAAGGCGGCCGGGGTGCTGGCCGCCCTCGGCGTGCGCCCGGCCCGCCCCGAGGCGGAGCGGGAGCGGCCCCGGCTGGCCGCCGATCCCCGGGTGCGGGAGGCCCTGGACGCCCGGCGCGACGGGCTCGCCCCGTTCTGGCTGCGGATGCAGGAACGCGCCGCCGAGCGCACCGGCCACGCGCTGGTGGTCGACGGCGAGGACACGTTCACCGCGATGCTCGGGCACCTGCTGCGCGCCTCGGGGCTCGACGTCACCGTGCGCCGCTACGACGAGCCGGGGCTGCGCGAGGCGGTGCGGGCGCACGAGGGGCCCGTGGTGCTGGGACCGGGCCCGGGGAATCCGGCGGACGCGGCCGATCCGAAGATGCGGCTGCTGCGCGCGATGGCCGCCGAGCTGGTGCGGGAGCACCGGCACGGGCTGCTCGGCGTGTGCCTGGGCCATGAGCTGATCGCGGCGGAACTGGGCCTGGAGATCGTCCGCAAGGCGGTGCCGTACCAGGGGGCGCAGACCCGTATCGACCTGTTCGGGCGGCCCGAGACGGTCGGGTTCTACAACAGCTTCACCGCGCTCTGCGACGGCTCCGGGGCGGCGGAGCTGGCGGCCCACGGCATCGAGGCGAGCCGGGACGAGGTCTCCGGGGAGCTGCACGCGCTGCGCGGGGCCGGTTTCGCCTCGGTGCAGTTCCACCCGGAGTCGGTGCTGACGCTGCGCGGTGCGGCGATCGTGACCGAGCTGCTGGCGGGGCTCCCGGTACGCGGCTGA
- a CDS encoding 2-hydroxyacid dehydrogenase, translating into MEILAFGVQSDEKPLIEKAFAGKHEVRCLDVFLNRDTAPIAAGYEIISTSVNADLGGGVLQTLAAGGTQLIAQRSTGFNNIDLDVAERLALRVARVSYYSPYSVAEFAWTLAMAVNRRVIRAAGRTRDFDFRLDGLLGRDMHGRTVGVIGTGKIGEAFTRIAHGFGMKLLGWDVAENPACVGLGMRYVDKEQLLAEADVVSLHVPLLPATHHVIDKDALALMKDDAILVNSSRGGLIDTSALVGELRAGRFLGVGLDVYEAEAGLFFLDKSLEGVDDDTLARLVTFPNVIVTSHQAYYTEDAVGQIIDATVKNVDDYLAGRHSDNVLVPARPGA; encoded by the coding sequence GTGGAGATCCTGGCCTTCGGAGTGCAGTCCGACGAGAAGCCGCTGATCGAGAAGGCCTTCGCCGGGAAGCACGAAGTCCGCTGCCTGGACGTCTTCCTGAACCGGGACACCGCGCCCATCGCGGCGGGCTACGAGATCATCTCCACCAGCGTCAACGCCGACCTGGGCGGCGGTGTCCTGCAGACCCTCGCGGCCGGCGGCACGCAGCTGATCGCCCAGCGCTCCACCGGCTTCAACAACATCGACCTGGACGTGGCCGAACGCCTCGCCCTGCGTGTCGCGAGGGTGTCGTACTACTCCCCGTACTCGGTCGCCGAGTTCGCCTGGACCCTCGCCATGGCGGTCAACCGCCGGGTGATCCGGGCCGCCGGCCGCACCCGCGACTTCGACTTCCGGCTCGACGGGCTCCTCGGCCGAGACATGCACGGCCGCACGGTGGGCGTCATCGGCACCGGCAAGATCGGCGAGGCGTTCACCCGGATCGCCCACGGCTTCGGCATGAAGCTGCTCGGCTGGGACGTCGCCGAGAACCCGGCCTGCGTCGGGCTGGGCATGCGCTACGTGGACAAGGAGCAGCTGCTCGCCGAGGCCGACGTGGTCAGCCTGCACGTGCCGCTGCTGCCTGCGACCCACCACGTCATCGACAAGGACGCCCTCGCCCTGATGAAGGACGACGCGATCCTCGTCAACTCCAGCCGGGGCGGCCTCATCGACACCTCGGCCCTGGTCGGCGAGCTGCGCGCGGGCCGCTTCCTGGGTGTCGGACTCGACGTGTACGAGGCGGAGGCCGGGCTGTTCTTCCTGGACAAGTCCCTGGAGGGCGTCGACGACGACACCCTGGCCCGGCTCGTCACCTTCCCGAACGTCATCGTCACCTCGCACCAGGCGTACTACACCGAGGACGCGGTCGGCCAGATCATCGACGCCACCGTGAAGAACGTCGACGACTACCTGGCCGGCCGCCACAGCGACAACGTCCTGGTCCCCGCCCGCCCCGGGGCCTGA
- a CDS encoding response regulator transcription factor, whose amino-acid sequence MSATHEEGAGQRAIRVMVVDDHPMWRDAVARDLAEAGFDVVATAGDGPQAVRRAGAVTPDVLVLDLNLPGMPGVQVCKELVGAQPGLRVLVLSASGEHADVLEAVKSGATGYLMKSASTQELTEAVRRTAAGDAVFTPGLAGLVLGEYRRLASEPAPAASDEPKAPELTDRETEVLRLVAKGLSYKQIAERLVISHRTVQNHVQNTLGKLQLHNRVELVRYAIERGLDDA is encoded by the coding sequence ATGAGCGCGACACACGAAGAGGGCGCCGGGCAGCGGGCGATCAGGGTGATGGTGGTCGACGACCACCCGATGTGGCGGGACGCCGTCGCCCGGGACCTCGCCGAGGCCGGCTTCGACGTGGTGGCGACCGCCGGGGACGGCCCGCAGGCCGTCCGCCGCGCCGGTGCCGTCACCCCGGACGTCCTGGTCCTCGACCTCAATCTGCCCGGCATGCCCGGGGTCCAGGTCTGCAAGGAACTCGTCGGCGCCCAGCCCGGACTGCGGGTTCTGGTGCTCTCCGCCAGCGGTGAGCACGCCGACGTCCTGGAGGCGGTCAAGTCCGGCGCCACCGGCTACCTGATGAAGTCCGCGAGCACCCAGGAGCTGACCGAGGCCGTCCGCCGCACGGCCGCCGGCGACGCCGTCTTCACCCCGGGCCTGGCCGGTCTGGTGCTCGGCGAGTACCGCAGGCTGGCCTCCGAGCCCGCACCGGCCGCCTCCGACGAGCCCAAGGCCCCGGAGCTGACCGACCGGGAGACCGAGGTGCTGCGGCTGGTCGCCAAGGGGCTCTCGTACAAGCAGATCGCCGAACGGCTCGTCATCTCGCACCGCACCGTGCAGAACCACGTCCAGAACACCCTGGGCAAGCTCCAGCTGCACAACCGGGTCGAGCTGGTGCGGTACGCCATAGAGCGCGGGCTCGACGACGCGTAG
- a CDS encoding DUF5931 domain-containing protein, with protein MVKRVRVVRMSVEQPLWRALTAYRVLTMLYALLLAAFARHDYERPWIAIAFLSLMTVWTLATLPKVGSAAACTKRFLGADLAIALTGIVVTPLADFQAQHVDGPTLPSIWTAGSVLAFAIKGGWRWAGFASSLVAVANLIERGEPSRDTLHNVMLVWVASIAIGYVVEVARASERTLARALEIEAATRERERLARDIHDSVLQVLAMVQRRGAAMGGEAAELGRMAGEQEVALRTLVSSGLVPPTRVSEDASEGAVVRTVEADEDEPGDGDGGETDLRTLLAPHAGARTSFAEPGAPVLLPAAAAAELAAAAGAALDNVRVHAGEDAQAWILLEDWPDEVIVTVRDDGPGIPEGRLAQAEGEGRLGVALSIRGRLRDLGGTAELISVPGQGTEVELKVPKVSRGKAGSVR; from the coding sequence ATGGTCAAACGCGTACGCGTGGTACGGATGTCGGTGGAGCAGCCGCTGTGGCGCGCCCTGACGGCGTACCGCGTCCTGACGATGCTCTACGCGCTGCTGCTCGCGGCCTTCGCGCGGCACGACTACGAACGGCCCTGGATAGCGATCGCGTTCCTGTCGCTGATGACCGTCTGGACGCTCGCCACCCTGCCGAAGGTGGGCAGCGCCGCCGCCTGCACCAAGCGCTTCCTGGGCGCGGACCTGGCCATCGCCCTGACCGGCATCGTCGTCACCCCGCTCGCCGACTTCCAGGCACAGCACGTCGACGGGCCGACCCTGCCGTCCATCTGGACCGCCGGTTCCGTCCTGGCCTTCGCGATCAAGGGCGGCTGGCGCTGGGCCGGATTCGCCTCCAGCCTCGTCGCCGTCGCCAACCTCATCGAGCGCGGCGAGCCCAGCCGCGACACCCTGCACAACGTGATGCTGGTCTGGGTCGCCTCCATCGCCATCGGGTACGTCGTCGAGGTCGCCCGCGCCAGTGAGCGCACCCTCGCCCGCGCCCTGGAGATCGAGGCCGCCACCCGCGAACGTGAACGCCTCGCCCGGGACATCCACGACAGCGTGCTCCAGGTCCTCGCGATGGTCCAGCGGCGCGGCGCCGCGATGGGCGGCGAGGCCGCAGAGCTGGGCCGGATGGCCGGGGAGCAGGAGGTCGCCCTGCGCACCCTGGTCTCCAGCGGCCTCGTGCCCCCCACCCGGGTCTCCGAGGACGCCTCCGAGGGCGCCGTCGTCCGCACCGTCGAGGCGGACGAGGACGAGCCGGGCGACGGGGACGGCGGCGAGACCGATCTGCGGACGCTGCTCGCCCCGCACGCCGGGGCCCGCACCAGCTTCGCGGAGCCGGGCGCACCGGTGCTGCTCCCGGCCGCGGCGGCCGCGGAGCTGGCGGCGGCGGCCGGCGCGGCCCTGGACAATGTCCGGGTGCACGCGGGGGAGGACGCCCAGGCGTGGATCCTGCTGGAGGACTGGCCGGACGAGGTCATCGTGACGGTCCGGGACGACGGCCCCGGCATCCCCGAGGGGCGGCTCGCGCAGGCCGAGGGGGAGGGGCGGCTCGGCGTCGCCCTGTCGATCCGCGGCCGGCTGCGCGATCTGGGCGGTACGGCTGAGCTGATCTCGGTGCCCGGCCAGGGCACCGAGGTCGAATTGAAGGTTCCGAAGGTTTCACGGGGGAAGGCGGGTTCGGTCCGATGA
- a CDS encoding 1-acyl-sn-glycerol-3-phosphate acyltransferase gives MIYGAMKFSIGGSLKLAFRPWVEGLENIPARGPAILASNHLSFSDSFFLPAVLDRKVTFIAKAEYFTAPGVKGKLTAAFFKGVGQLPVDRSGARGAGEAAIRAGIEVIESGGLFGIYPEGTRSPDGRLYRGKPGGLARVALATGAPVIPVAMIDTEKIQPPGQVMPKLMRPGIRIGEPLDFSRYHGMEGDRFILRSVTDEVMYEIMKLSGQEYVDIYATAAKRQIADEAKRRSEAAKKTGEDA, from the coding sequence TTGATCTACGGCGCTATGAAGTTCTCCATCGGCGGGTCTCTGAAGCTCGCCTTCAGGCCGTGGGTGGAGGGCCTGGAGAACATCCCCGCGCGCGGGCCCGCGATCCTCGCCAGCAACCACCTGTCGTTCTCCGACTCCTTCTTCCTGCCGGCCGTCCTGGACCGCAAGGTGACCTTCATCGCGAAGGCCGAGTACTTCACCGCGCCCGGCGTCAAGGGCAAGCTCACCGCCGCGTTCTTCAAGGGCGTCGGCCAGCTCCCCGTCGACCGCTCGGGCGCGCGCGGCGCCGGCGAGGCGGCGATCCGGGCGGGCATCGAGGTCATCGAGAGCGGCGGCCTCTTCGGTATCTACCCCGAGGGCACCCGGTCGCCCGACGGCCGTCTCTACCGGGGCAAGCCCGGCGGCCTCGCCCGGGTCGCGCTGGCCACCGGCGCGCCGGTCATCCCCGTCGCGATGATCGACACGGAGAAGATCCAGCCGCCCGGCCAGGTGATGCCCAAGCTGATGCGCCCGGGGATCCGGATCGGCGAGCCGCTCGACTTCAGCCGCTACCACGGCATGGAGGGCGACCGCTTCATCCTGCGCTCGGTCACCGACGAGGTGATGTACGAGATCATGAAGCTCTCGGGCCAGGAGTACGTCGACATCTACGCGACCGCCGCCAAGCGGCAGATCGCCGACGAGGCCAAGCGCCGGTCCGAGGCCGCGAAGAAGACGGGCGAAGACGCCTAG
- a CDS encoding alpha/beta fold hydrolase, giving the protein MAVLPGAEPFRHEGGEVGVLLCHGFTGSPQSLRPWAEYLAERGLTVSLPLLPGHGTRWQDMQVTGWQDWYAEVDRELRGLLERCARVFVFGLSMGGALALRLAAKHGDAVSGLVLVNPANKVHGLAAHALPVVRHLVPTTKGLVSDIALEGVAEVGYDRVPLHAAHSVRTFFRLVDGDLPQVTQPLLLLHSPQDHVVPPADSARILSRVSSTDVREVLLEQSYHVATLDHDAKRIFDESHAFIGRLAPNEKEQGGKKGSTSGG; this is encoded by the coding sequence GTGGCGGTCCTTCCCGGAGCCGAGCCGTTCCGCCACGAGGGCGGAGAGGTCGGCGTCCTCCTCTGTCACGGATTCACCGGTTCCCCGCAGTCGCTGCGCCCCTGGGCCGAGTATCTGGCCGAGCGCGGTCTCACGGTGTCGCTGCCGCTGCTGCCGGGACACGGCACGCGCTGGCAGGACATGCAGGTGACCGGCTGGCAGGACTGGTACGCGGAGGTGGACCGGGAGCTGCGCGGCCTGCTGGAGCGGTGCGCGCGGGTCTTCGTCTTCGGACTCTCCATGGGCGGCGCGCTGGCGCTGCGGCTGGCCGCGAAGCACGGCGACGCGGTCAGCGGTCTGGTCCTCGTCAATCCGGCCAACAAGGTGCACGGCCTCGCGGCGCACGCGCTGCCGGTGGTCCGTCATCTGGTGCCGACGACGAAGGGCCTGGTCAGCGACATCGCGCTGGAGGGCGTGGCCGAGGTGGGCTACGACCGGGTACCGCTGCACGCGGCGCACTCGGTGCGGACGTTCTTCCGGCTGGTCGACGGCGACCTGCCCCAGGTCACCCAGCCGCTCCTGCTGCTGCACAGCCCGCAGGACCATGTCGTGCCGCCCGCCGACTCCGCCCGCATCCTGAGCCGCGTCTCCTCGACGGATGTCCGTGAGGTCCTGCTGGAACAGAGCTACCACGTGGCGACGTTGGACCATGATGCGAAGCGGATCTTCGACGAGAGCCATGCGTTCATCGGCCGCCTCGCTCCGAACGAGAAGGAACAGGGCGGGAAGAAGGGGAGCACGTCCGGTGGCTGA
- a CDS encoding endonuclease/exonuclease/phosphatase family protein — protein sequence MATMSLPDSRTEQDGSAVIRVLSYNIRSMRDDRAALARVIRACAPDLVLVQEAPRFFRWRKYAARLAAATDLVILGGGATAAGPLLLCSLRATVERTEDILLPRTPGQHRRGFATAVVRFAGARLGVVSCHLSLQRQERAAQAERLTTTVDALGVEHAVVAGDLNDVPSGRAFRRLAGRYQDCWETKPLGGEYTFPAHDPLRRIDAVFATDGVEVLGCGVPNGLPGVRETDLRAATDHLPVLAALRVPAAPDGRRQGLSSGSGRSPRARRDPNERL from the coding sequence ATGGCCACGATGTCGCTGCCCGATTCGCGCACCGAGCAGGACGGCTCGGCCGTCATCAGGGTGCTCAGCTACAACATCCGGTCGATGCGCGACGACCGCGCCGCCCTCGCCCGGGTCATCCGCGCCTGCGCCCCCGACCTGGTCCTCGTCCAGGAGGCGCCGAGGTTCTTCCGCTGGCGCAAGTACGCCGCCCGGCTCGCCGCCGCCACCGACCTGGTGATCCTCGGCGGAGGCGCCACCGCGGCCGGGCCGCTGCTGCTGTGCTCGCTGCGCGCCACGGTCGAGCGCACCGAGGACATCCTGCTGCCGCGCACCCCGGGGCAGCACCGCAGGGGATTCGCCACCGCGGTCGTCCGGTTCGCGGGCGCCCGGCTCGGCGTGGTGAGCTGCCACCTGAGCCTCCAGCGGCAGGAGCGCGCGGCCCAGGCGGAGCGGCTGACCACGACCGTGGACGCGCTGGGCGTGGAGCACGCGGTGGTCGCCGGCGACCTCAACGACGTACCGAGCGGGCGGGCCTTCCGGCGACTGGCCGGGCGCTACCAGGACTGCTGGGAGACCAAGCCGCTGGGCGGCGAGTACACCTTCCCCGCACACGACCCGCTCCGCCGGATCGACGCCGTCTTCGCCACCGACGGCGTCGAGGTCCTGGGCTGCGGGGTCCCGAACGGGCTGCCCGGGGTGCGGGAGACCGACCTGCGGGCCGCGACCGACCACCTGCCGGTGCTGGCCGCGCTGAGGGTGCCCGCCGCGCCGGACGGCAGGCGCCAGGGCCTCTCGTCTGGATCAGGCCGGAGCCCGCGAGCCCGGCGTGATCCAAACGAAAGGCTCTAG